The proteins below are encoded in one region of Candidatus Flexicrinis proximus:
- a CDS encoding glycosyltransferase family 2 protein produces the protein MTDISLITSLYRARQYLPRYVERASQASYELRSQGIELELLIVANDAEPQERVLLDAFAASEAGVQVLYVERETLYASWNRGIKAASGEVIGFWNADDARTSAGLVEGLRRLRGGCELVYFTFEIYQNGRKLRDFAPTPSEIEVHRRRMQAGPFFMFRRELYDRVGPFDERFRIIGDWEWCVRALAETEFCHSNVCAGQFFIHGGNLSNLGSTRDRVESNVVRLLTWRYDELVPVPPREMREVWSLWAVGHSLPELVAEKLWGEGAEAVWEKWQRDEPRLKRKAERQRLLRALPKWLIDRMGLRPILAKLGLVRARKPQ, from the coding sequence ATGACCGACATTTCGTTGATCACTTCACTGTATCGTGCACGCCAGTATCTGCCGCGCTATGTCGAGCGTGCGAGTCAAGCGTCCTATGAACTACGGTCGCAGGGAATTGAGCTCGAACTCCTGATCGTCGCGAATGATGCGGAACCTCAGGAACGCGTCTTGCTCGATGCTTTTGCGGCCTCAGAGGCCGGTGTTCAGGTCCTCTATGTTGAACGTGAGACGCTGTATGCTAGCTGGAATCGCGGCATCAAGGCGGCATCTGGGGAGGTCATAGGCTTCTGGAACGCGGATGATGCTCGAACGAGTGCGGGTCTGGTGGAGGGGTTAAGGCGGCTTCGGGGCGGCTGCGAACTAGTCTACTTCACGTTCGAGATTTACCAGAATGGCCGTAAGTTGCGGGACTTTGCGCCGACCCCGTCCGAAATCGAAGTCCATCGCCGCCGTATGCAGGCCGGGCCATTCTTCATGTTCCGGCGCGAGTTGTATGATCGCGTGGGACCGTTTGACGAGCGCTTCCGCATCATCGGTGATTGGGAGTGGTGTGTCCGTGCACTGGCCGAAACGGAGTTCTGTCACAGCAACGTTTGCGCCGGTCAGTTCTTCATTCATGGGGGAAACCTGAGCAATCTGGGTAGTACGCGCGACCGTGTCGAGTCGAACGTGGTCCGCCTGCTGACCTGGCGATATGACGAGCTTGTTCCCGTGCCCCCGCGAGAGATGCGTGAAGTCTGGTCCCTGTGGGCCGTGGGACACTCGCTGCCGGAACTTGTTGCGGAAAAGCTGTGGGGTGAGGGTGCGGAAGCCGTCTGGGAAAAGTGGCAGCGGGATGAGCCTCGACTGAAGCGGAAAGCCGAGCGGCAAAGGCTGCTGCGAGCACTGCCAAAGTGGCTGATCGACCGAATGGGGCTGCGCCCGATTTTGGCGAAACTCGGTCTCGTGAGGGCGCGGAAACCCCAATGA
- a CDS encoding glycosyltransferase yields the protein MSAPKVSVVIPAYNARVTVLDSVKSALAQTLAPLEVIVIDDGSTDGTGDAVREAFGESVDLITQANRGVAEARNRGVSVARGEFVQFLDSDDMLVPGKLRASYDACAAYGCEVAYGPARYVAEDGRTPVAMTFPPLPSGEVLAEWLTGTMSNGTYGVASSMFVRRDALMSVGGFEKDCTPCEDWDMWIRLAAKYRFAALDQPLVIYRVVPGSLSSQALRMARGRLNTVRRARELTEVKSLLGEGKLNELEAGRWHVYAVRLWESGKRAEARAAFTEANRMVPSSMRSAFRLMSYALPAKSTATLSRVLQLMRGKNPTKE from the coding sequence ATGAGTGCGCCGAAGGTCAGCGTGGTCATCCCTGCGTACAATGCGAGGGTCACCGTACTCGACTCGGTAAAGAGTGCGTTAGCGCAGACTCTTGCCCCGTTGGAGGTCATCGTGATCGATGATGGATCGACGGATGGAACAGGCGATGCTGTTCGCGAGGCTTTTGGCGAGTCCGTTGATCTGATCACGCAGGCGAACCGCGGTGTGGCGGAGGCACGCAACAGGGGGGTTTCAGTGGCTCGAGGAGAATTTGTCCAGTTTCTCGACTCCGACGATATGCTGGTGCCAGGCAAACTGCGGGCCAGTTACGACGCATGCGCAGCGTATGGGTGCGAGGTCGCCTATGGTCCTGCGCGCTACGTGGCTGAAGACGGGAGGACACCGGTCGCGATGACGTTTCCACCTCTGCCTTCGGGCGAAGTACTCGCGGAGTGGCTGACAGGTACGATGTCGAACGGTACGTATGGCGTCGCCTCTTCGATGTTCGTCCGACGAGACGCGCTTATGTCGGTCGGTGGGTTTGAGAAGGACTGTACACCTTGTGAAGATTGGGACATGTGGATTCGGCTTGCTGCGAAGTATCGATTTGCAGCATTGGATCAACCGCTGGTGATTTACCGTGTTGTCCCGGGGAGCCTGAGCAGCCAGGCGTTGCGAATGGCGCGGGGACGGCTGAATACGGTGCGGAGGGCGCGCGAACTTACAGAAGTAAAGTCGCTGCTCGGCGAAGGGAAACTCAATGAGCTGGAGGCTGGACGGTGGCACGTCTATGCGGTTCGCCTTTGGGAGTCCGGTAAGCGGGCGGAGGCGCGGGCGGCGTTTACCGAGGCGAACCGGATGGTTCCCAGTAGTATGCGTTCGGCGTTCAGGCTCATGAGTTATGCGTTGCCTGCGAAAAGTACCGCAACCCTGAGCCGTGTGTTACAACTGATGCGAGGCAAGAACCCGACTAAAGAGTAA
- a CDS encoding alpha/beta fold hydrolase: MSKKRNLRGVARRAIELDFDLYRVNVPIEGVSGASLSVIDMQPEAVTETIVFIHGFAGCAETWEFQLNHFAKSYRVVVPDLRGHGQSDAPYTEYTMPEIVRDINSITETLKLPEKFVLIGHSFGGSMCVEYANAHPERIAKLVLIATAGEYPLPKIAQLMFRLPNWVYRPLWRFRPRWNADIHVMKRLMLNNLRKWRGWPLLRNIQADTLIITGERDNFFPRSVFEDVAKMIPHAEVLDVGTAKHRVQMERQGAVNRSIEQFISEDKRKSSWRSQGTGQQLIEKRPWLKSYSSGTPHTIPIPRQPLHAFLESAADWLPRRTATVFNGETMSYAQLNLRANQFAHAMVGFGVSPGDRVCLVLPTSSHFVLSYYAALKIGGVVVLPNPDANAPGIIEAVRSTNAKVLITLREYLPLAQAIKAAHPETTIVLADLNNQPLEIEERRTIRKFASLMEEVLADADLAGSAPNVDVTLDMLAAIVFTSGTTDLPKGVCLTHRNLVANTMQTRHWVPDIEYGEEVTLTVLPLCHSYGMTSAMNLPILLGATMVLLPKFDVQQVLDHIKRYRPTLFPGVPAMYTAINQAPHVRTYGLDSIKACISGAAPLPVEVQEAFEKLTRGRLVEGYGLTEAGPITHANPLYGTRKVGYIGVPLPNTDAEIVDLQTGNVLPAGQIGELRVRGPQVMSGYWGGDAPSSDDESTLRDGWLYTGDLALEDNEGYFQIVSRKKDAIFTGDFSVYPRDVEEVLYENNKVLEVAVVGITVGSTEKGGQYVKAYVVPRPGTTLSKEELLALCQRRLEPYAVPVEFEFREVLPKSFVGKVLRRMLTEPVKAMKGS; encoded by the coding sequence ATGAGCAAAAAGCGGAACCTTCGCGGGGTTGCACGGCGGGCCATTGAACTGGATTTTGACCTGTACCGGGTCAACGTACCTATTGAAGGCGTGAGCGGCGCAAGCCTGAGCGTTATCGATATGCAGCCCGAGGCGGTGACTGAGACGATTGTATTTATCCATGGCTTTGCAGGCTGCGCTGAGACCTGGGAATTTCAGCTCAATCACTTTGCCAAGAGCTATCGAGTGGTCGTCCCTGACCTGCGTGGACATGGCCAGAGCGACGCGCCCTACACGGAATATACGATGCCAGAGATCGTTCGGGACATCAACAGCATCACCGAGACCCTGAAACTCCCAGAGAAGTTCGTCCTGATTGGCCATTCGTTCGGCGGCTCGATGTGCGTGGAGTACGCCAATGCGCATCCTGAGCGCATCGCCAAGCTGGTGCTCATCGCGACAGCAGGCGAGTACCCGCTGCCGAAGATCGCGCAGCTCATGTTCAGGCTCCCGAATTGGGTATACCGCCCGCTGTGGCGGTTCCGGCCGCGCTGGAACGCCGACATCCACGTCATGAAGCGACTGATGCTGAACAATCTCCGTAAGTGGCGCGGCTGGCCGCTGCTGAGGAATATCCAGGCGGACACGCTGATCATCACCGGTGAACGCGACAATTTCTTCCCGCGCTCTGTATTTGAAGATGTCGCCAAGATGATTCCGCATGCGGAAGTCCTGGACGTAGGGACTGCCAAGCATAGGGTGCAGATGGAGCGCCAGGGGGCTGTGAACCGCAGCATCGAGCAGTTTATCAGCGAAGATAAGCGAAAATCCTCGTGGCGGAGCCAGGGTACAGGGCAGCAGTTGATCGAAAAGCGCCCCTGGCTAAAGAGCTACAGTTCCGGGACTCCGCACACGATTCCGATCCCGCGCCAGCCGCTGCACGCGTTTCTGGAAAGCGCTGCGGATTGGCTGCCACGACGGACAGCGACCGTCTTTAATGGCGAGACAATGTCCTACGCACAGTTGAATCTGCGCGCAAATCAGTTCGCCCACGCAATGGTCGGATTTGGGGTAAGTCCCGGTGACCGTGTATGTCTGGTGCTGCCTACATCGTCGCACTTCGTCTTGTCCTACTACGCGGCGCTCAAGATTGGCGGGGTTGTGGTCCTACCGAATCCGGACGCCAACGCGCCAGGCATAATCGAGGCGGTACGCTCGACAAATGCGAAGGTGCTCATCACGCTGCGGGAGTACCTGCCGCTTGCTCAAGCTATCAAAGCGGCGCACCCAGAAACCACAATCGTGCTGGCAGACTTAAATAACCAGCCTCTGGAGATCGAAGAGCGTCGCACCATTCGAAAGTTCGCGTCGCTGATGGAGGAAGTACTGGCCGACGCTGATCTGGCGGGCAGCGCTCCAAACGTCGATGTCACGCTGGACATGCTGGCGGCAATTGTGTTTACAAGCGGCACGACGGATCTGCCGAAGGGTGTGTGTTTGACACATCGCAATCTTGTCGCCAACACGATGCAGACTCGCCATTGGGTGCCGGATATCGAATACGGCGAAGAAGTTACGCTGACGGTGCTGCCGTTATGCCACAGCTATGGCATGACCAGCGCGATGAATCTACCGATTCTGTTGGGTGCAACCATGGTGCTGCTGCCAAAATTTGACGTGCAGCAGGTGCTCGATCACATCAAACGCTACCGGCCAACGCTGTTCCCTGGCGTGCCCGCGATGTATACCGCGATTAACCAGGCGCCGCATGTGCGGACTTACGGCCTGGACTCGATTAAAGCATGTATTAGCGGTGCCGCGCCTCTGCCGGTTGAAGTCCAGGAGGCGTTCGAGAAGCTGACCCGAGGCCGGCTCGTTGAAGGTTACGGGTTGACCGAGGCGGGACCGATCACGCATGCCAATCCGCTGTACGGTACTCGAAAGGTAGGCTACATCGGCGTACCACTCCCCAACACCGATGCTGAGATTGTGGACCTGCAAACTGGTAACGTGCTGCCAGCAGGGCAGATCGGCGAACTTCGGGTGCGGGGCCCTCAAGTGATGAGCGGGTACTGGGGAGGGGATGCGCCTAGCTCGGACGATGAGTCGACACTCAGGGACGGGTGGCTATATACCGGTGACCTCGCGCTGGAAGACAATGAGGGGTATTTCCAGATTGTCAGCCGCAAGAAGGATGCGATTTTCACGGGGGATTTCAGCGTCTATCCACGTGATGTTGAGGAAGTCTTGTATGAGAACAACAAGGTGTTGGAAGTTGCCGTCGTCGGCATCACTGTTGGCAGCACCGAAAAAGGCGGGCAATATGTAAAGGCTTATGTGGTTCCGCGGCCGGGTACGACGCTCAGTAAAGAGGAACTTCTGGCGTTGTGTCAGCGCCGGCTCGAACCCTATGCGGTGCCGGTCGAATTTGAGTTTCGCGAAGTGCTGCCGAAGTCGTTCGTCGGTAAAGTCCTGCGCAGGATGCTTACGGAACCCGTCAAGGCGATGAAAGGAAGCTAA
- a CDS encoding patatin-like phospholipase family protein gives MRPKIALVLGGGGSRGIAHIGVLQVIVREKIPIDLIIGTSMGAIVGALYAAGNPPDLIAERISEFQGTSVFSNLFSGKSRQARIVDTLRRFLGGTKFSQLRTPLVVTTVDLISGREVLLDSGDVVAALSASSAVPGAFPPVERDGMQLADGGVIDSVATGVAVERGYGKDQGGAIIAVDVYPPLMTDRSWGDPLSAIMGIGLPFNLPFMHSGEGKMPGIGASLWRSFRVLVWYTHETRLAQFPPDILIRPDLGSIASLNFRDLEVPLRAGRDAAEAALPQIRSLLNPPEQSE, from the coding sequence ATGAGGCCGAAGATTGCGCTGGTTCTTGGCGGCGGGGGCAGCCGAGGGATCGCTCATATCGGCGTTCTGCAGGTGATCGTTCGAGAGAAAATCCCGATTGACCTGATTATCGGCACGAGTATGGGAGCCATCGTCGGCGCGCTGTACGCGGCCGGCAATCCGCCTGATCTGATCGCCGAACGAATCAGCGAGTTTCAGGGGACGAGCGTATTCAGCAACCTGTTTAGCGGAAAGAGCCGGCAGGCACGGATAGTAGACACGCTGCGGCGCTTCCTTGGCGGCACAAAGTTCTCGCAACTGCGGACGCCGCTTGTCGTGACGACAGTCGATCTGATCTCCGGCAGGGAGGTGCTGCTCGACAGCGGCGATGTGGTCGCGGCATTGAGCGCATCATCGGCGGTGCCAGGGGCGTTCCCACCTGTGGAGCGCGACGGCATGCAGCTGGCGGACGGCGGTGTGATCGACAGCGTTGCTACCGGCGTTGCCGTGGAACGTGGATATGGCAAAGATCAGGGCGGGGCCATCATTGCTGTCGATGTCTATCCGCCGCTGATGACCGACCGCTCCTGGGGAGACCCCCTGAGCGCGATCATGGGAATTGGTCTACCGTTCAACTTGCCGTTCATGCATTCCGGCGAAGGTAAAATGCCCGGTATTGGCGCGTCACTTTGGCGCAGTTTCCGGGTCCTCGTCTGGTACACCCATGAAACTCGGCTTGCCCAGTTTCCTCCAGATATCCTGATCCGGCCAGATCTTGGGTCGATCGCGTCACTCAACTTCCGCGACCTTGAAGTTCCGCTGCGGGCGGGTCGGGATGCTGCGGAGGCCGCGCTGCCTCAGATTCGCTCGCTTCTGAATCCTCCTGAACAAAGTGAATGA
- a CDS encoding glycosyltransferase, translating to MHIAMFSINPLFPGVVMGGAPKHLQNIAIHLGSLGHRVTVLCTRAAGSGVPFNWHENVTVIPSLPFKQPFPQPYAISGHDIARVVQEVGNLLAVADRFYMHDGELLFPFMYSHIPTVVSLRDNVYPETLHGGFLFSGDKLVLISDYSRRFVAATIGRFFPGLNERAIVIPNGLDWSRFKPTQPVEILKYLPFDPDQHTVILHPHRPEESKGMLQTIAVVDLLVHQYGHDNLRALIPRWLDIQDTPELFAFYNRVNQEIERSGLANHIVFHDWIPQRLMPEYYSLGAVTFSLGHFAESFGNAVYESMGCGTPSIAARITTHRELLPPDLIDTVDFDDADSAAAIAHSIIREQRRTSPATLDYLHTHYSTSRQLAQYADAILNAQVASPLVYQHPVRNGTTPHVLAPWCTRSVRGVYHDFRADYANLGDMDRLLAESPHGLCGIPRFRSGFRSRSSSDTTRKATSSLQTEFEPFSYAVLLVISTNVLYNRAMEITRTSQALDSLATQGDTTSFELDGETARAARRVPRYQSHSLDECISHLSTPHGTKPVLKTMVTTACERNCYYCPFRAGRAKTVRTTYTPDAMAGAFDTLVRAKKVDGLFLSSGIIKGSVTTQDKLIDTVEIIRRKYRYRGYVHLKIMPGAEHDQLYRAMQLADRVSVNLEGATEERLAALAPKKHFMSELLQMLQWADQIRRDNPRQRLASTVTQFVVGAVGDTDLELLALSDKLYGQLQLARVYYSGFSPVENTPLENVAPLSAIREHRLYQASFLLRDYGWNVEDLPFVESGNLRTDVDPKRAFADATLRYSPIDLQVAERSELLRVPNIGPGGADAIIKARRLHRLTDLNQLRALGVKAVDQLAPYVLLDGRRPALQLGLFSD from the coding sequence ATGCATATCGCGATGTTCTCGATTAACCCGCTGTTTCCCGGAGTCGTGATGGGTGGCGCACCCAAACATCTGCAGAATATCGCTATCCACCTCGGGTCACTCGGACACCGTGTCACTGTGCTTTGTACGCGCGCCGCGGGGAGCGGCGTGCCTTTCAACTGGCACGAGAATGTGACTGTTATCCCCTCACTTCCGTTCAAACAGCCCTTTCCGCAGCCTTACGCCATCAGCGGCCATGATATTGCACGCGTTGTGCAGGAGGTTGGTAACTTATTGGCGGTAGCCGACCGCTTCTATATGCACGACGGTGAGCTGCTGTTCCCTTTCATGTACAGCCATATTCCGACCGTCGTCAGCTTGCGTGACAACGTTTATCCGGAAACGCTGCACGGCGGATTTCTGTTTTCTGGCGACAAGCTTGTCCTCATCAGCGACTATTCGCGCCGGTTTGTCGCGGCCACCATTGGACGCTTCTTCCCCGGCCTGAATGAGCGTGCGATCGTCATTCCGAACGGGCTGGACTGGTCGCGCTTTAAGCCCACCCAGCCGGTGGAAATCCTAAAGTACCTCCCTTTCGACCCGGATCAGCATACCGTGATCCTCCATCCGCACCGGCCCGAGGAGTCCAAAGGCATGCTTCAGACCATTGCGGTCGTCGATCTCCTCGTCCACCAGTATGGCCATGACAACCTGCGTGCGCTTATTCCCCGCTGGCTTGACATTCAGGACACGCCGGAGCTTTTCGCATTCTATAACCGGGTTAACCAGGAAATCGAGCGTAGTGGACTCGCGAATCACATCGTCTTTCACGACTGGATTCCGCAGCGCCTGATGCCTGAATACTACAGTCTTGGCGCAGTAACTTTCTCCCTCGGTCACTTCGCGGAATCATTCGGAAATGCGGTCTATGAGTCGATGGGCTGTGGAACACCGTCAATCGCCGCCCGGATTACGACCCACCGCGAGCTTCTGCCGCCGGATCTGATCGACACTGTAGATTTCGACGATGCCGATTCCGCAGCGGCCATCGCTCACAGCATCATCCGTGAACAGCGGCGAACATCCCCGGCAACACTGGACTACCTGCATACGCACTATTCGACCAGCCGCCAGCTCGCTCAGTATGCCGACGCCATCCTGAACGCACAAGTCGCTTCGCCGCTGGTCTACCAGCACCCGGTGCGCAATGGGACTACTCCCCACGTTCTTGCGCCATGGTGCACCCGCAGCGTTCGCGGGGTTTACCACGACTTTCGGGCAGATTACGCGAATCTGGGCGATATGGATCGTCTGCTGGCCGAGTCTCCGCACGGACTCTGCGGGATACCGCGCTTTCGTTCGGGATTTCGGAGCAGGTCTTCGAGCGATACTACGAGGAAGGCTACATCGTCCCTTCAAACGGAATTTGAACCGTTCTCATACGCCGTTCTACTTGTAATTAGCACTAATGTTCTATATAATAGGGCTATGGAAATCACAAGGACTTCTCAGGCACTCGATTCACTCGCCACGCAGGGTGATACCACATCTTTCGAGTTAGATGGGGAGACGGCTCGCGCTGCTCGGCGTGTCCCGCGCTATCAGTCCCACAGCCTGGATGAGTGCATTAGCCATCTGAGTACGCCGCACGGTACGAAACCGGTCCTCAAGACCATGGTAACGACCGCGTGTGAGCGTAACTGCTACTATTGCCCGTTTCGCGCTGGTCGCGCCAAGACCGTCCGCACGACCTACACGCCGGACGCGATGGCCGGCGCCTTTGACACACTGGTACGCGCAAAGAAGGTTGACGGATTGTTCCTCTCCTCTGGCATCATAAAAGGGAGTGTGACCACTCAGGACAAGCTAATCGACACCGTCGAGATCATCCGCCGAAAATACCGATACCGCGGATATGTTCACCTGAAAATCATGCCAGGTGCTGAACACGACCAGCTCTATCGGGCCATGCAGCTCGCCGACCGGGTCTCAGTTAATCTCGAAGGCGCGACCGAAGAGCGACTCGCCGCACTGGCCCCAAAGAAACACTTCATGTCTGAACTGCTTCAGATGCTCCAGTGGGCTGACCAAATTCGGCGCGACAATCCACGCCAGCGCCTTGCAAGTACCGTAACGCAGTTTGTGGTGGGCGCGGTTGGCGATACCGATCTCGAGCTTCTGGCACTGAGTGACAAGCTATACGGTCAGCTTCAGCTGGCTCGGGTTTATTACTCTGGCTTTTCGCCAGTCGAAAACACGCCGCTTGAAAACGTCGCGCCACTCTCAGCTATCCGCGAACACAGGCTGTATCAGGCAAGTTTTCTGCTCCGCGATTACGGCTGGAACGTCGAAGACCTACCATTCGTGGAGTCCGGCAACCTCCGCACCGATGTGGATCCCAAACGTGCGTTTGCCGACGCCACACTCAGGTACTCCCCTATCGACCTTCAGGTTGCTGAGCGTTCTGAACTTCTGCGCGTGCCGAATATCGGGCCAGGCGGCGCTGACGCAATCATCAAAGCCAGAAGGCTGCATCGGTTGACTGACCTAAACCAGCTTCGGGCACTCGGTGTAAAAGCTGTCGACCAGCTCGCCCCGTATGTGTTGTTGGACGGAAGACGTCCCGCGCTACAATTGGGTCTGTTCAGCGACTAG
- a CDS encoding LON peptidase substrate-binding domain-containing protein — MFELPLFPLNLVLFPMQSLALHVFEERYKLMIQHCIDTDSPFGVVLLEQGAAEEGRSRVEAKPRNIGCTAHISQVQKLADGRMNIIVVGRERFKVLEFKHDKPYFEGLVEHIPLSPTAQPIPATTIDGLNRCVTRYLQVLQKAGRVQPGKRKLPGDPLTLASLAAVLLHDVAVSQRQSLLEAEDLGVLFEDLRSLYRREIVLLDAMLSEPQDDQIAPFSPN; from the coding sequence ATGTTTGAACTTCCGTTGTTTCCCCTCAATCTCGTGTTATTCCCGATGCAGTCGCTTGCACTGCATGTCTTCGAGGAACGCTACAAACTGATGATTCAGCACTGCATCGATACGGACTCGCCGTTTGGTGTCGTGCTGCTTGAACAGGGCGCTGCCGAAGAGGGACGGAGTCGTGTCGAAGCGAAGCCCCGGAATATCGGCTGCACCGCGCACATTTCTCAAGTTCAGAAACTCGCGGACGGACGGATGAATATCATCGTGGTCGGACGAGAGCGCTTTAAAGTCCTGGAGTTCAAGCACGACAAACCCTATTTCGAAGGTCTGGTTGAACACATCCCGCTGTCACCGACTGCTCAGCCTATCCCGGCCACAACGATTGACGGACTAAACAGGTGTGTTACGCGCTACCTGCAGGTTTTGCAGAAAGCGGGCAGGGTCCAGCCCGGCAAGAGGAAGCTGCCCGGCGATCCGTTAACACTCGCCAGTCTTGCCGCGGTGCTGCTGCACGACGTAGCGGTTTCGCAGCGCCAATCGTTACTGGAAGCCGAAGACCTGGGCGTCCTGTTCGAGGATCTTCGCAGCCTGTATCGGCGGGAGATCGTACTACTTGATGCGATGCTCAGCGAGCCACAGGACGACCAGATCGCGCCGTTTTCACCCAACTAG
- a CDS encoding GNAT family N-acetyltransferase, producing MSVKVEIFETEAAFEALRGEWNTLLHHSPTDTVFLTWEWQSHWWTAYHPGELMIITVREDGGRLIGLAPWFIDTTEPEDRVVRGIGCIDVTDYGDIIADEAYFGTVMNALAAVLVERITRFTRLNLCNLRAISPTLTALREAMERAGFETGVLEQEVCPVIPLNRTFEQYLESLDKKNRHELRRKLRIAHGTPELKMQIITAEDDLDAAVVNFMNLMAESTEQKAAFLNNEQHVAFFRAIIPAMMANGWLQLAFLNYKGKPTAAYVNFVYNGRVMVYNSGLSLAHGHLSPGIILLCYLIQHACTCGCAAFDFLRGDEEYKFRMGGVAEPLYMLKARLA from the coding sequence GTGAGTGTGAAGGTAGAGATATTCGAGACCGAGGCGGCCTTTGAGGCACTGCGCGGTGAGTGGAACACCCTGTTGCATCACAGCCCAACGGATACTGTGTTTCTGACCTGGGAGTGGCAGTCACACTGGTGGACCGCCTACCACCCGGGCGAGCTAATGATTATTACCGTCCGGGAAGACGGCGGTCGACTGATTGGGCTTGCCCCGTGGTTTATCGACACCACAGAGCCCGAAGACCGGGTCGTGCGAGGTATTGGCTGCATCGACGTGACAGACTACGGCGACATCATTGCTGATGAGGCTTATTTCGGCACAGTGATGAACGCGTTAGCCGCCGTGCTGGTGGAGCGTATAACCCGCTTTACCCGCCTGAATCTCTGTAACCTGCGAGCAATTTCACCGACGCTCACGGCACTGCGCGAGGCGATGGAACGGGCAGGGTTTGAAACCGGCGTGCTGGAGCAGGAAGTCTGCCCGGTTATTCCCTTGAATCGGACATTCGAACAGTATCTTGAGTCGCTCGATAAGAAGAACAGGCATGAACTGCGCCGGAAACTCAGGATCGCGCACGGCACTCCCGAGCTCAAGATGCAGATCATTACCGCTGAGGACGACCTGGACGCGGCCGTGGTCAATTTTATGAACCTAATGGCGGAAAGCACCGAACAGAAGGCGGCTTTCCTCAACAACGAGCAACATGTCGCGTTTTTCCGCGCGATCATCCCGGCGATGATGGCAAATGGCTGGCTGCAGCTGGCATTCCTCAACTATAAGGGCAAACCTACTGCGGCCTACGTCAACTTCGTCTATAACGGACGGGTCATGGTCTACAACTCGGGATTGTCGTTGGCTCATGGGCACCTGAGTCCAGGGATCATCCTGCTGTGTTACCTGATTCAGCACGCCTGTACCTGCGGCTGTGCCGCGTTCGATTTCCTAAGAGGCGACGAGGAATACAAATTCCGGATGGGCGGGGTTGCCGAGCCGCTGTATATGCTTAAGGCGAGGCTCGCTTAA
- a CDS encoding glycosyltransferase, with product MSDGRLRSLAIISMHTSPLAPLGGYKTGGMNVYVRELARELGRRGILVDIFTRRESESQAAIDDSIGEHVHVVHISAGGLGVVDPNTLISHTQEFAGGIHKYATRYNRGYDAIYAHYWLSGKAAEVLRRSWNIPLVQMFHTLGAMKNRIAYQPMIDPRVIGEMEIIRTADRLIAATQAEYAQLLWLYRADRRKVSIVPPGVDAGRFAPLPKKQARDAVGLRDGERMLLFVGRLEPLKAVDTIVAAVGMIHALEAELLHGVRFTIVGGSATDPERRKLIAMGEQLGVSAYLDFVGSRDHTQLPYYYSAAEALLMPSDYESFGMVALEAMTSGTPVIASGVGGLQYLVREGETGFLIPVRDAEALAQRVRDLLHAPSERDRMGANAAELARKYDWPIIADRLIAVLADAMLLRRQQANSGNPGG from the coding sequence ATGTCCGACGGAAGGCTTCGCTCACTGGCGATCATCTCGATGCATACAAGCCCGCTTGCGCCGCTGGGTGGCTACAAGACGGGCGGCATGAACGTCTACGTGAGGGAACTGGCGCGGGAGCTTGGCCGCAGGGGCATACTGGTAGACATCTTCACGCGCCGTGAAAGCGAAAGCCAGGCCGCGATTGACGATTCGATCGGCGAACATGTCCACGTCGTCCACATTTCCGCGGGCGGACTGGGGGTCGTCGACCCCAATACACTTATCAGCCATACGCAGGAATTTGCCGGGGGCATTCACAAGTACGCCACGCGTTACAACCGTGGATACGATGCAATCTACGCACACTACTGGTTGAGCGGGAAAGCAGCCGAAGTATTGCGCCGAAGCTGGAACATACCGCTTGTGCAGATGTTTCATACGCTGGGTGCGATGAAGAACCGTATCGCTTACCAACCAATGATCGACCCGCGCGTGATTGGCGAAATGGAGATCATCCGCACGGCTGACCGGCTGATTGCAGCGACGCAGGCAGAATACGCACAACTTCTTTGGCTGTACCGCGCAGACCGGCGCAAAGTGTCGATCGTGCCCCCCGGCGTAGATGCTGGGCGTTTTGCGCCCCTCCCCAAGAAGCAGGCCCGCGATGCGGTCGGACTTCGCGACGGTGAGCGGATGCTGCTGTTTGTGGGGCGACTCGAACCTCTGAAAGCAGTCGATACCATCGTCGCGGCGGTCGGGATGATTCACGCCCTTGAGGCGGAACTGCTTCATGGCGTCAGGTTCACAATTGTTGGCGGAAGTGCGACCGATCCCGAGCGGCGCAAGCTGATCGCAATGGGTGAGCAACTTGGTGTCAGCGCTTACCTGGACTTTGTGGGCAGCCGGGATCACACGCAACTTCCCTACTATTACAGCGCCGCTGAGGCACTGCTGATGCCGTCAGACTACGAGTCGTTTGGAATGGTCGCGCTTGAAGCCATGACCAGCGGAACACCGGTCATTGCCTCGGGTGTCGGCGGACTGCAGTATCTTGTACGCGAAGGGGAGACGGGATTTCTGATCCCCGTCCGCGACGCTGAGGCGTTGGCCCAGCGGGTTCGAGACCTACTGCATGCCCCGTCGGAGCGCGACCGTATGGGCGCAAATGCGGCGGAACTCGCTCGGAAATATGACTGGCCGATTATTGCCGACCGGCTAATCGCGGTACTGGCGGACGCTATGCTGTTGAGGCGTCAGCAGGCAAATTCAGGCAACCCAGGTGGATAG